In the Pontibacillus sp. HMF3514 genome, TTAATTCCTTTTTCTGCAAGGATTGGCTTAGCTTTCTCTAAAATCTCAGCGTGCGGTGTAGTAGATGCTCCAACTACAAGCTCTTTCTTATCTTTTTGTTGATCTTTATTTTCTTGAGATTCTTGTTCCGTTTGTTCCTTATCATCCTGACTAGCGTTTGTGTTATTTCCTTCACTCGATCCACAAGCTGCTAGTGCCAGAATTGCTAATGATGTAATGATTAAAGTTAAGAATTTCTTCATCTTTTGTCTCTCCTTTTTTATCTTTTATCTAATTTATTGGAAATGAAGTCTCCAATGAATTGGAAAATGAATACAATTAAAACGATAAGCACAGTGCTTAAGAATACTACATCAAAATCCCATAGTTGGAATCCTTTCATGTAGGCTAAGTCACCAAGACCTCCTGCACCGATAACACCTGCCATTGCTGTATAACTAATGAGTGCAATAGCTGTAACAGTTAAACCGGAAACCAAGGCTGGCATTGATTCTGGTAATAAAACCTTGAAGATTATCGTTGATGTCTTCGCTCCCATAGCTTTAGCTGCTTCAATTACGCCTTTATCTACCTCCTTCAAGGCAATCTCAACCATACGTCCGTAGAACGGAGCTGCACCTATAATTAACGCAGGTAATGCTGCATTAGGTCCTCTGATTGTTCCCATCAACCAATCTGTGAATGGGAATAGTAGAAAAATAAGAATAATAAATGGAATGGCTCGGGATATATTCACAATGGTTGCAACAATAAAGTTCAATACTTTATTTGCCCATAAACCTTCTTTAGCAGTCAAATAAAGAAGTAAACCAAGGATAATACCGAAAATAAATGTCCCTAGTACGGAAATGCCAGTCATATAAAATGTTTCTTTTGTGGCTTCAACTAAATCCTCTACTCTTGCATTAGGAAACAATTTATGAAACATCGGAAGTCACCTCCACTTCAACAGATGTCTCTTCAATGTAACGGATCGCTTCTTGAATGGCTTCTTCTGATCCATCGATGTGTACAATGAGTGTTCCATAAGCACCCTTTTTCGTTTGTGTGATCTTTCCATGCATGATGTTTACTGCTACAGGGAAACGCTTAGCTATTTCACTAATAAGCGCTTGGTTCGTCTTCTCTCCAACAAAGTGAAGACGCATTACCTTTCCAGATTCATGTTGATTTGTAATGGTTGATAATGCATCTTCCTCGTCACGATCTCCCATAATCTGATCAACAAATCGCTTGGTGACGGGTTGTTGAGGGTGTAGGAAAACATCCAACACATCACCTTGTTCAACCACTCTGCCGTGTTCCATTACAGCTACTTGATGGCAAATCTTTCGGATAACATGCATCTCGTGAGTGATTAATATAATCGTTAGACCTAATTTTTCGTTAATATCAACAAGTAAGTCTAAGATTGAATCTGTTGTTTCTGGGTCTAGAGCAGATGTTGCTTCATCACATAGTAAAACTTTTGGATTGTTCGCAAGAGCTCTAGCAATTCCAACTCTTTGCTTCTGACCACCACTTAATTGAGATGGATAGGCATCCTCTCTTCCAGCTAGGCCAACTAATTGGATTAATTCATCTACACGCTTATTTCTCTCTTGTTTCGGAACCTTTGCAATTTCTAGAGGAAAGGCAATGTTTTCACGAACTGTTCTTGACCATAAAAGATTAAAGTGTTGGAAAATCATTGCGATATCTTGTCTTGCCTCTCGTAACTTGTTCGTGCTGAGATTTGTAACATCCTGATCATCAATGATGACCTCTCCACTAGTCGGCTCTTCTAATCGATTTAGTAGTCGAATGAGTGTACTTTTACCAGCACCGCTATAACCAATCACACCAAATATTTCGCCTTTGGGTATGGATATATTTAAATCTTCAACAGCTTTAACATCACCCGAGGATGATTTGAAGATCTTATTTAATCCTTTGATGGAAATCATGATGGCTTCTCCTCCTTGATCCAATAAAAAATGCCTTTCTATCCAAGAGGACAGAAAGGCATTTATATGTACCATAACGTCCTCTCATCTTTCTGAGATCATCATCTCAGCAGGATTTGGCACCTTCATAAACACAAAATATATGTTTAGCGGTTGCCGGGCTTCATAGGGCCAGTCCCTCCACCTCTCGTGATAAGAGTCTATCGCTTTATTTAATTAATAAATTAATACTTTAACTCGGTTAAGTTCTAAAAAGAATCTTATCATTGTGATTTTGTTGAGTCAATACTGTTATTATAATTTTTCGAAAAAGTATTAGTATAAAAAAATCCTCTTCAAAGATGAAGAGGATTTTTACGTTTTGTATATCCTCTTATCTCGCAGAAACCGTTTGTTCTTCAGGAATTAGCACCAATCCAATTTGGACGGTTGCCGGGCTTCGTAGGGCCAGTCCCTCCACCACTCATGATAAGATTTTTATATTCGTTTTAATATTGTTGATTATGTTAGCATGATGTATAGATAAACGTCAATTATTTTTTACAGGAGGATCATAAATGAAAGCTCCTTTATTTGAGTTACAGACAATAGATGGAGAAACCTATCAACTTGAACAAGACTTAGGGAAGGTTGTTATGCTCACCTTTTGGGCTTCCTGGTGTCCGGATTGTGGACGTGACTTACCAAAAAAAGAACAGTTTTATCAATCTGTTCCTAAGGATCAAGTTAAAATGTTAACGATAAATGTTGTAGGCAGAGAGCGAAATGTACAAGAAGGTTTGAATTACGCTGAGAAGTTTTTAACTCAGCCTACACTATTAGATGATGGTCGGAAAACTTATGATCAGTATGAATGCGAGGGTGTGCCTACAACCATCATCATTGAC is a window encoding:
- a CDS encoding TlpA disulfide reductase family protein, giving the protein MKAPLFELQTIDGETYQLEQDLGKVVMLTFWASWCPDCGRDLPKKEQFYQSVPKDQVKMLTINVVGRERNVQEGLNYAEKFLTQPTLLDDGRKTYDQYECEGVPTTIIIDQNGEIAHHFGDKAVMMDIIKAVGEII
- a CDS encoding methionine ABC transporter permease; protein product: MFHKLFPNARVEDLVEATKETFYMTGISVLGTFIFGIILGLLLYLTAKEGLWANKVLNFIVATIVNISRAIPFIILIFLLFPFTDWLMGTIRGPNAALPALIIGAAPFYGRMVEIALKEVDKGVIEAAKAMGAKTSTIIFKVLLPESMPALVSGLTVTAIALISYTAMAGVIGAGGLGDLAYMKGFQLWDFDVVFLSTVLIVLIVFIFQFIGDFISNKLDKR
- a CDS encoding methionine ABC transporter ATP-binding protein — translated: MISIKGLNKIFKSSSGDVKAVEDLNISIPKGEIFGVIGYSGAGKSTLIRLLNRLEEPTSGEVIIDDQDVTNLSTNKLREARQDIAMIFQHFNLLWSRTVRENIAFPLEIAKVPKQERNKRVDELIQLVGLAGREDAYPSQLSGGQKQRVGIARALANNPKVLLCDEATSALDPETTDSILDLLVDINEKLGLTIILITHEMHVIRKICHQVAVMEHGRVVEQGDVLDVFLHPQQPVTKRFVDQIMGDRDEEDALSTITNQHESGKVMRLHFVGEKTNQALISEIAKRFPVAVNIMHGKITQTKKGAYGTLIVHIDGSEEAIQEAIRYIEETSVEVEVTSDVS